In Selenomonas sp. TAMA-11512, a genomic segment contains:
- a CDS encoding cache domain-containing protein, protein MSIRETITKAAEKTGKNGKMHNLALGALVALFFFLFFFLGGSLNGSIDDAASIIWKSKVEGDLKQASVIIDAAYPGDWASADGVLYKGGRVVNDNDVLVDRLKELSGSDVALFAKDKAIAVTYPAGTMRATGETLPKDVQTPVLQGGSTYLGVSSIFGKERLGAYKPLFDADGKAVGVLFMAVDETDFARAMGQPHTRLYLFGAVLFLLAVTGIALLYLPQRFAKRQAAVDAVAKVEAETNGVLSDAAAAEIAKLEGALKAAQSEREESKDMIARLQEELAALQERVTAEIEAKEQTRREKESAEARDDERTEMCRKRLASLEEVLLRAPSEREYDARANIISDVTSAVQRTGSLLNKTASEPKTAPSVPPIDLTSVETALAENRAAREESDGESIQKQIEITLDRAQQIHILAFNAAVEAAKAGDAGRSFAVVAERIRRLAEEAGEATTSCKMILDAFEQQDVDADALLQVLRQYIDVKVWLEAECRQLFEERREQAAAVRSLTTAISNLLGKVESGEERILLQDIGKLVQTWKKEGGA, encoded by the coding sequence ATGTCGATCAGGGAGACCATCACGAAAGCAGCGGAAAAGACCGGCAAGAACGGTAAGATGCACAATCTCGCGCTGGGCGCCTTAGTCGCGCTGTTCTTTTTCCTTTTCTTCTTCCTGGGGGGATCTCTTAACGGCAGTATCGACGATGCCGCTTCGATCATCTGGAAGAGCAAGGTGGAGGGTGATCTGAAGCAGGCAAGCGTCATCATAGACGCCGCTTATCCGGGCGACTGGGCAAGCGCCGACGGCGTATTGTATAAGGGCGGACGTGTAGTCAACGACAATGATGTCCTCGTGGATCGCCTCAAAGAGCTTTCGGGCAGTGATGTAGCTCTCTTTGCGAAGGATAAGGCGATTGCCGTGACATACCCCGCCGGCACGATGCGCGCGACGGGCGAGACGCTTCCGAAGGACGTGCAGACACCGGTGCTGCAGGGCGGTTCGACGTACCTCGGTGTTTCAAGCATCTTCGGCAAGGAGCGTCTGGGCGCGTATAAGCCGCTCTTCGATGCCGACGGGAAAGCCGTCGGTGTGCTCTTTATGGCGGTGGACGAGACGGATTTCGCGCGTGCGATGGGGCAGCCGCATACGCGGCTCTATCTCTTTGGCGCGGTGCTGTTTCTTCTGGCTGTGACGGGAATCGCGCTGCTGTATCTGCCGCAGCGATTTGCCAAGCGGCAGGCGGCGGTGGATGCCGTCGCCAAGGTTGAAGCCGAGACAAACGGCGTGCTGAGTGACGCCGCCGCGGCGGAAATCGCGAAGCTGGAGGGGGCGCTCAAAGCGGCGCAGTCCGAGCGGGAAGAGTCGAAGGATATGATCGCGCGGCTGCAGGAAGAGCTTGCCGCGCTGCAGGAACGGGTAACGGCGGAGATCGAGGCGAAGGAGCAGACTCGGCGGGAAAAAGAATCCGCCGAGGCGCGGGATGACGAGCGGACCGAAATGTGCAGAAAGCGGCTCGCGTCGTTGGAGGAAGTGCTGCTGCGGGCGCCGAGCGAGCGGGAGTATGACGCGCGCGCGAATATCATAAGCGATGTGACGTCTGCCGTGCAGAGGACGGGGTCTCTTTTGAACAAAACGGCGTCCGAGCCGAAGACGGCACCGTCCGTGCCGCCGATTGACTTGACATCGGTCGAGACGGCACTTGCGGAAAACCGAGCCGCCCGTGAAGAGAGCGATGGGGAAAGCATTCAAAAACAGATCGAGATCACCCTTGACCGAGCGCAGCAGATCCATATCCTTGCGTTCAATGCCGCCGTCGAGGCGGCAAAGGCAGGCGATGCGGGACGCTCCTTTGCCGTCGTTGCCGAGCGGATACGCCGACTCGCCGAAGAGGCGGGGGAAGCGACGACCTCGTGCAAGATGATATTGGATGCGTTCGAGCAGCAGGATGTGGACGCGGACGCGCTCCTGCAAGTGCTGAGACAGTATATAGATGTGAAGGTTTGGCTGGAAGCGGAGTGCAGACAGCTGTTCGAAGAGCGAAGAGAGCAGGCGGCGGCTGTCCGCAGCCTCACAACGGCGATTTCGAATCTGCTCGGCAAGGTGGAAAGCGGAGAAGAGCGAATCCTGCTGCAGGATATCGGTAAATTGGTGCAGACGTGGAAAAAGGAAGGCGGAGCGTGA
- the rsmI gene encoding 16S rRNA (cytidine(1402)-2'-O)-methyltransferase — protein MCEKGTLYLVPTPIGNLADMTYRAVEVLSGVDLIAAEDTRHTRKLLSHYDIHTPMISYHEHNKEQAGGEILEKLLAGQSVACVSDAGMPGIADPGEQIAAMAIEADIPVVPLPGANAGLTALIASGLDASRFRFVGFLPRTKERAREVLQAVLRGSETMIFYEAPHRLKKTLSHIKEVMGGGRHAVLARELTKRYEEFRRGTLEELLRGIEEKEPRGEYVILVEGGEGAQDDPSAAPVDADPAAMVERLAADGMDKKSAMKEAARAFRISRRDVYRLCLEKEA, from the coding sequence ATGTGTGAAAAAGGGACGCTGTATCTCGTGCCGACACCGATCGGCAATCTCGCCGACATGACGTACCGAGCTGTCGAAGTCTTGTCAGGCGTTGACCTGATCGCGGCGGAGGATACGAGACACACGAGGAAGCTCCTCAGCCATTACGACATCCACACGCCGATGATCAGCTATCACGAGCACAACAAGGAGCAGGCGGGCGGGGAGATCTTGGAGAAGCTTCTCGCGGGGCAGTCCGTTGCCTGCGTTTCGGATGCCGGTATGCCGGGGATTGCGGATCCCGGAGAACAGATCGCGGCGATGGCAATCGAGGCGGATATCCCCGTTGTTCCCCTGCCGGGAGCCAATGCCGGACTTACGGCGCTCATCGCGTCGGGGCTTGACGCCTCGCGCTTTCGATTCGTCGGATTTCTGCCCAGGACAAAGGAGCGGGCTCGGGAGGTGCTCCAAGCAGTTTTGCGAGGCTCCGAGACGATGATCTTCTACGAGGCGCCGCATCGTCTGAAGAAGACACTGAGCCATATCAAAGAGGTGATGGGCGGCGGCCGGCACGCTGTACTCGCGCGGGAGCTCACGAAGCGGTACGAAGAGTTCCGGCGCGGCACACTCGAAGAGCTCCTCCGAGGAATCGAAGAGAAAGAGCCGCGAGGAGAGTACGTCATCCTCGTCGAGGGGGGCGAGGGAGCGCAGGACGATCCGTCCGCGGCACCCGTCGATGCAGATCCCGCCGCCATGGTCGAGCGGCTTGCGGCAGACGGTATGGATAAGAAGAGCGCCATGAAGGAAGCCGCGCGAGCCTTCCGCATATCGAGGCGCGACGTCTATCGGCTCTGCTTGGAGAAAGAAGCGTAG
- a CDS encoding diguanylate cyclase has translation MKQFSFVVHDADEVKGAVASAKKAAGTMASTSSVLISLLMKRLDERLVGETREAVQQTFPDAGFFGSAAEAAAAGDRVCLFEEEEAGAAVLMIMLFEGSRAEICLPLAEGRSPKEAGRALAERIDATKDIRAVALFITDFGVDFPSFSKGLEATQKNPIFFGGFTGGEWSGDARVAFAGEEFISHGILAVLFSGAELRMSITSSFGWKPLGIPLLVTKTEGNKVVSLNQRPALEVFSRYLGIDKDWESYQDLLPFPVSFYRHGVQIARHVREFLPDGSVVFSSDIQEGEELYLSYGDPSSVIMEASKSQRALRAFRPEGALVISCLTRQMLLAEAISSELTTLASFVPVTGLYTYGELRESEHALVVTNMTLVALVMREGEADLSASLPPVNEALPRFTKQTSIIHYLVHFIQAMTEEWTEAYSQLVSYVELDGLTGLLSRRAMDMVLRKQLRASSLSHEVFAVLMMDLDDFKSINDNYGHAVGDEALKAFSAVLKNSTREGKDFVSRWGGDEFFVVLMSDDEKTIAQIVERVQERTKEIDLLPYGKRFTTSIGVVTARADDTAESIFRRVDQALYAAKNQPGKGTVAFG, from the coding sequence ATGAAGCAATTCTCTTTTGTTGTTCATGACGCAGATGAGGTGAAAGGGGCTGTCGCGTCGGCGAAAAAAGCGGCAGGCACCATGGCTTCGACTTCTTCCGTGCTGATTTCTCTTTTGATGAAGCGGTTGGACGAGAGGCTTGTCGGGGAGACTCGAGAAGCTGTACAGCAGACGTTTCCGGACGCTGGTTTCTTTGGAAGTGCGGCGGAAGCGGCGGCCGCCGGCGACCGGGTGTGTCTCTTTGAGGAGGAAGAGGCGGGCGCGGCTGTGCTGATGATCATGCTGTTTGAAGGCTCGCGGGCTGAAATCTGCCTGCCGCTTGCGGAGGGACGGTCTCCGAAGGAAGCCGGGCGCGCTCTGGCGGAACGCATAGACGCGACGAAGGACATTCGCGCGGTCGCGCTCTTTATTACGGATTTCGGTGTGGATTTTCCGAGCTTTTCCAAGGGACTGGAGGCGACGCAGAAGAATCCGATTTTCTTCGGCGGCTTTACCGGCGGAGAGTGGAGTGGCGACGCGCGTGTCGCGTTTGCCGGGGAGGAGTTCATCTCGCACGGCATTCTCGCCGTACTCTTTTCGGGCGCGGAGCTGCGGATGTCGATCACGTCGTCCTTCGGGTGGAAGCCGCTGGGGATTCCGCTGCTCGTGACAAAGACGGAGGGGAACAAGGTCGTCTCTCTCAATCAGCGTCCGGCATTGGAGGTCTTTTCCCGCTACTTGGGCATTGATAAGGATTGGGAATCGTATCAGGATCTGCTGCCGTTTCCGGTCTCGTTTTATCGCCATGGCGTACAGATTGCGCGTCATGTCCGAGAGTTCCTTCCCGACGGAAGTGTCGTGTTCTCCTCCGATATTCAAGAGGGGGAAGAGCTGTACCTGTCCTATGGCGACCCGTCTTCGGTCATCATGGAGGCGTCGAAGTCGCAGCGGGCGCTGCGGGCGTTTCGGCCGGAAGGGGCGCTTGTCATCAGCTGCCTGACGAGACAGATGCTGCTCGCGGAGGCGATTTCATCAGAGCTCACGACCTTGGCGTCCTTTGTGCCGGTGACGGGGCTTTATACGTATGGAGAGCTTCGAGAAAGCGAGCACGCATTGGTCGTGACGAACATGACGCTTGTCGCGCTTGTCATGCGTGAGGGCGAAGCGGATCTGTCCGCGTCGCTGCCGCCTGTAAATGAGGCTCTTCCTCGATTTACGAAGCAGACGTCCATCATTCACTATCTCGTTCACTTTATTCAGGCGATGACAGAAGAGTGGACGGAGGCGTACAGTCAGCTTGTTTCCTATGTGGAGCTGGATGGACTGACGGGGCTGTTGAGCCGCCGAGCTATGGATATGGTTTTGCGAAAGCAGCTTCGGGCGAGTTCTCTTTCTCATGAGGTGTTTGCGGTTCTGATGATGGATTTGGATGATTTTAAATCCATCAATGACAATTACGGTCATGCGGTAGGCGATGAAGCCTTGAAGGCGTTTTCCGCCGTGCTGAAGAATTCCACGCGCGAGGGCAAGGATTTTGTGAGCCGTTGGGGCGGGGATGAGTTCTTTGTCGTGCTCATGAGCGACGATGAGAAGACAATTGCTCAGATTGTGGAACGCGTACAGGAAAGGACGAAGGAGATCGATCTGCTGCCGTACGGAAAGCGGTTTACGACCTCCATCGGCGTTGTCACGGCAAGAGCGGACGATACGGCGGAAAGCATATTCCGCCGTGTGGATCAGGCCCTCTATGCGGCGAAAAACCAGCCGGGGAAAGGGACGGTCGCATTCGGATAA
- the trxA gene encoding thioredoxin gives MIVTLTRDNFAAETEGAEGTVLVDFWAEWCGPCRMLSPILEEVAALHPEIKIGKVNVDQEPELAAAFQVQTIPMLVVFRDGKPVKSSAGVMPKESVEELLR, from the coding sequence ATGATCGTAACGCTTACAAGGGACAACTTTGCCGCGGAGACGGAAGGCGCGGAGGGAACGGTGCTTGTCGATTTTTGGGCGGAATGGTGCGGCCCCTGCCGCATGCTGTCCCCGATTCTCGAGGAAGTGGCTGCGCTGCATCCGGAGATCAAGATAGGCAAGGTCAATGTCGATCAGGAGCCGGAGCTCGCCGCCGCCTTTCAGGTGCAGACGATCCCGATGCTTGTTGTATTCAGGGACGGCAAGCCCGTTAAGAGCTCGGCGGGAGTCATGCCGAAGGAGTCCGTCGAGGAATTGCTGCGGTGA
- a CDS encoding methyltransferase: MKGSMDSRIRQDRFTEARRAGERIDDLQHKGRFLLQKEAAFCFSLDAVLLAHFADLKKGEQILDLGTGTGVLPILLADAERRLHFAAIERQTEMAELAARNVELNALIGEIRVIEGDYREMNRHCARESFDVVLSNPPFFAVGDGRESPVESIAHARHEHTATLTDTLEAARYALKFGGRLYMIHRASRLEEIAGCLSEKKFALKRLRCIHPFADREADLILIEARKGGKAGVRIDPPFVVREAGGDYSTELKDYYREETV, translated from the coding sequence ATGAAGGGATCCATGGATTCCCGCATCCGGCAGGATCGATTCACGGAGGCGCGAAGAGCCGGTGAACGCATCGATGATTTACAGCATAAGGGCCGCTTCCTTCTCCAAAAAGAAGCGGCCTTTTGCTTTTCTCTCGATGCTGTCCTCCTGGCGCATTTTGCCGATTTGAAGAAGGGGGAGCAAATCCTCGACCTCGGCACGGGGACAGGCGTATTGCCGATTCTTCTAGCCGACGCCGAGAGACGTCTTCACTTTGCAGCGATAGAGCGGCAGACGGAGATGGCGGAGCTTGCCGCGAGAAATGTGGAGCTCAACGCTCTGATAGGGGAGATCCGTGTCATCGAGGGGGATTATCGGGAGATGAATCGTCATTGCGCTCGGGAGAGCTTTGACGTTGTGCTGTCAAATCCGCCGTTCTTCGCCGTCGGCGACGGGCGCGAGTCGCCTGTGGAGTCGATTGCGCATGCCCGTCATGAGCATACGGCGACGCTGACGGATACGCTCGAGGCGGCTCGATACGCATTGAAGTTCGGGGGACGCCTCTACATGATCCATCGAGCGTCTCGGCTGGAGGAGATCGCGGGCTGCCTTTCGGAGAAGAAATTCGCCTTGAAGCGGCTGCGCTGCATCCACCCGTTTGCGGACCGAGAGGCGGACCTCATCCTGATCGAGGCGAGAAAGGGCGGCAAGGCGGGAGTGCGCATCGATCCTCCCTTTGTCGTGCGGGAAGCGGGCGGAGACTACAGCACGGAGCTGAAAGACTACTATCGGGAGGAGACTGTGTGA
- the holB gene encoding DNA polymerase III subunit delta', which yields MWESVIGHAAVKEALRERLRAHRLPHALLLCGVRGIGKSRLAHVLARTLLCEKQGDVPCGTCASCRAVEAGTHPDFLCLEPTSKGKGSAMIRMEEMHGLLTALSRKPILSKQFVAVIDDAERMNETAANRLLKTLEEPQGRVTFILITESRTSLLPTIVSRVMPVRFGMLSREETVEVLKQAGLSETRAMELAPLAFGSPGRALAFHEGYGEKGRALGDAILKVLSEIKDSDIWRLGDEAHALSREDAGESLRVLSLYLRDLLVLTMDGEAGLYFMEKRDAYLTFLSAGGLTAERIEACMTLVLEAMRRQSSNAATRLLFENLLLNMQKI from the coding sequence ATGTGGGAATCCGTCATAGGTCACGCGGCGGTCAAGGAAGCACTGCGTGAGAGACTGCGCGCGCATCGTCTGCCGCATGCCCTGCTGCTTTGCGGTGTCCGCGGCATAGGGAAGAGCAGGCTGGCGCATGTGCTCGCGCGCACGCTCCTCTGCGAGAAGCAGGGGGATGTGCCCTGCGGGACCTGCGCCTCCTGCCGGGCGGTGGAGGCAGGGACACATCCGGATTTCCTCTGCCTTGAACCGACATCAAAGGGCAAGGGAAGCGCGATGATCCGCATGGAGGAAATGCACGGCCTGCTGACGGCGCTTTCGCGCAAGCCGATTCTGTCAAAGCAATTTGTCGCCGTCATCGACGACGCCGAGCGCATGAACGAAACGGCGGCGAATCGCCTCCTGAAGACGCTCGAAGAGCCGCAGGGCCGCGTCACGTTTATTCTGATAACGGAGAGCCGCACAAGTCTCCTGCCGACCATTGTCTCCCGCGTGATGCCCGTCCGCTTCGGGATGCTCAGCCGGGAGGAGACCGTAGAGGTGCTGAAGCAAGCCGGTCTGTCGGAGACAAGAGCCATGGAGCTCGCGCCGCTTGCCTTCGGCAGTCCCGGCAGGGCGCTCGCCTTTCATGAAGGGTACGGAGAGAAGGGGCGCGCGCTTGGCGACGCGATACTCAAAGTCCTTTCCGAGATAAAGGACAGCGATATATGGCGTCTCGGCGACGAGGCGCATGCGCTCAGCAGGGAGGACGCCGGAGAGAGTCTGCGCGTGCTGTCCCTCTATCTGCGCGACCTGCTCGTGCTGACGATGGACGGAGAGGCCGGCCTGTACTTCATGGAGAAGCGGGACGCGTATCTGACGTTTCTGTCTGCGGGCGGTTTGACGGCGGAGCGCATAGAAGCATGCATGACGCTTGTGTTGGAAGCGATGCGCCGCCAATCATCGAACGCGGCGACGCGATTATTATTTGAAAATTTGCTGTTAAACATGCAAAAGATATAG
- a CDS encoding YaaR family protein, translating into MPVKIDSSIGSRASAIPISSRDTAVRGVSAPDTDFQTELNDQREGYTTEQLDQLLKEIDEQGARLSKTPTYDELKNYRDLVKTFVNEAVGKMYALHVQAGWDRMGRQKVYTTVRKIDKKLEEMAEKIRLGQQDQLDVIASHDAIRGMLVDLYM; encoded by the coding sequence ATGCCAGTAAAAATAGATTCATCTATCGGCTCCCGCGCCTCCGCCATCCCGATATCCTCGCGGGATACCGCTGTCCGCGGCGTCTCTGCGCCGGACACGGACTTTCAGACGGAGCTCAATGACCAGCGTGAGGGATACACAACGGAGCAGCTGGATCAGCTCTTGAAAGAGATTGACGAGCAGGGGGCTCGTCTCTCGAAGACGCCGACCTACGACGAGCTCAAAAACTATCGGGACCTTGTAAAGACCTTTGTCAACGAAGCCGTCGGCAAGATGTACGCGCTCCATGTGCAGGCGGGCTGGGATCGCATGGGCCGCCAAAAAGTCTATACGACGGTCCGCAAGATCGACAAGAAACTCGAGGAGATGGCGGAGAAGATACGTCTCGGGCAGCAGGACCAGCTGGATGTGATTGCGAGCCACGATGCCATCCGCGGTATGCTCGTCGACCTGTATATGTGA
- a CDS encoding stage 0 sporulation family protein: MAVIVGVRFKKAGKIYHFSPGKIDLREGDAVIVETARGLEYGEVTVASREVDDKDIVQPLRDILRKATAADIQRVEDNKKRQKEAFATCERKIEEHHLPMKLVDVEYTFDVNKIVFYFTADGRIDFRELVKDLASVFRTRIELRQIGVRDEAKLMGGIGCCGRPLCCSTFLGDFAPVSIRMAKEQNLSLNPTKISGICGRLMCCLKYESECYRKCSRSQRVRPPKKGSMAATAEGDGKIIFVDREKRTATVRLQSGKNITANWQDIIERDEDDET, from the coding sequence ATGGCAGTAATAGTAGGTGTCCGCTTTAAAAAAGCCGGTAAGATATATCACTTCAGCCCGGGAAAAATAGATCTCCGCGAGGGGGATGCCGTCATCGTTGAGACAGCACGGGGCTTGGAGTACGGAGAAGTGACCGTCGCGTCCAGAGAAGTCGATGACAAAGATATCGTGCAGCCCTTGCGGGACATCCTCCGCAAGGCAACTGCCGCCGATATTCAGAGGGTGGAGGATAACAAAAAACGCCAGAAGGAAGCGTTTGCCACCTGCGAGCGGAAAATAGAGGAGCACCATCTGCCAATGAAGCTCGTCGATGTGGAATACACATTTGATGTCAATAAGATCGTGTTCTACTTCACGGCGGACGGGCGCATCGATTTTCGTGAGCTCGTCAAGGATCTTGCCTCCGTGTTCCGCACGCGCATCGAACTTCGGCAGATCGGTGTCCGAGATGAGGCAAAGCTCATGGGCGGCATCGGATGCTGCGGCCGTCCGCTATGCTGCAGCACATTCCTCGGTGACTTCGCGCCCGTCTCCATCCGCATGGCAAAGGAGCAGAACCTCTCTCTCAATCCGACGAAGATTTCGGGCATCTGCGGCAGGCTGATGTGCTGCCTCAAGTATGAGAGCGAATGCTACCGCAAGTGCAGCCGCAGCCAGCGTGTGCGTCCGCCCAAAAAAGGAAGTATGGCGGCAACCGCCGAGGGCGACGGCAAGATCATCTTCGTGGATCGCGAGAAGCGTACCGCGACGGTGCGCCTTCAAAGCGGCAAAAATATTACCGCGAACTGGCAGGATATCATAGAGCGGGATGAGGACGATGAGACATGA
- a CDS encoding dCMP deaminase family protein, with protein sequence MVISWDEYFMGVALFSMYRSKDPSTQVGACIVNEDKHIVGVGYNGMPNGCSDQAFPWSREGNFGSNKYAYVVHAELNAILNASTSLKGSRIYVSLFPCNECCKAIIQSGIREVVYLSDKYKDTDATIASKRMLDAAGVTYRRLETQLKEVPVNFVAPEMGAGDEQTE encoded by the coding sequence ATGGTCATTTCATGGGATGAATACTTCATGGGGGTTGCACTCTTCTCCATGTATCGGAGCAAGGACCCCAGCACGCAGGTGGGGGCGTGCATCGTCAATGAGGATAAGCACATTGTCGGCGTCGGCTACAACGGCATGCCGAACGGCTGCTCCGACCAGGCGTTTCCGTGGAGCCGTGAGGGCAACTTCGGAAGCAATAAGTACGCGTACGTCGTCCACGCGGAGCTCAATGCGATTCTGAACGCGAGCACGTCCTTAAAGGGAAGCCGCATCTACGTCTCGCTGTTTCCCTGCAACGAGTGCTGCAAGGCGATCATCCAAAGCGGCATCCGGGAGGTCGTCTATCTCTCCGATAAGTACAAGGACACGGATGCGACGATTGCCTCCAAGCGCATGCTGGATGCGGCGGGTGTCACGTATCGGCGCCTTGAAACGCAGCTGAAAGAAGTCCCTGTGAACTTTGTCGCCCCGGAGATGGGCGCGGGCGACGAACAGACAGAATAG
- the ilvN gene encoding acetolactate synthase small subunit has product MQKFLLALLVDNKPGILTHVAGLISRRAFNIESISAGYTEEPEVTRINIVASVESEWELQQVLTQIGKLIDVIRIVNLSEIPSIKRELVLIKVRADRRSRHDLIDIVEVFRAKIVDMGTENIVIELTGEEKKIDAFIEVLTEYEIIEIARTGAIALSRGPVPVKEM; this is encoded by the coding sequence ATGCAAAAGTTTTTATTAGCGCTTCTCGTCGACAATAAGCCCGGCATCCTGACGCACGTCGCAGGGCTCATCAGCCGCCGCGCCTTCAACATCGAGAGCATTTCCGCGGGCTATACGGAAGAGCCCGAGGTCACGCGCATCAACATTGTCGCTTCCGTGGAGAGTGAATGGGAATTGCAGCAGGTGCTGACGCAGATCGGCAAGCTCATCGATGTCATCCGGATTGTCAATCTCTCGGAGATCCCCTCCATTAAGCGTGAGCTCGTGCTGATCAAGGTGCGCGCGGACCGCCGGTCGCGGCACGACCTCATCGATATCGTCGAGGTTTTCCGCGCGAAGATTGTCGATATGGGCACTGAGAACATCGTCATCGAGCTGACGGGCGAGGAGAAGAAGATCGACGCCTTTATCGAGGTGCTGACGGAATACGAGATCATAGAGATTGCCAGAACGGGCGCCATTGCGCTTTCGCGCGGCCCTGTCCCGGTAAAGGAAATGTAA
- the tadA gene encoding tRNA adenosine(34) deaminase TadA, with protein MWEAEIYMRAALAEAKAAFAMGEVPVGAVIVDDRSGDIVARGHNMRETWRDATAHAEVIAIREACKALERWRLSGCSLYVTVEPCPMCAGALLMSRVDRLFYGVPDSKAGGCESIFNIVSHPRLNHRLEVTAGVLEEECRELLKAFFQTRRGGNEAVLYHS; from the coding sequence ATGTGGGAAGCTGAAATATATATGCGGGCTGCCTTGGCGGAAGCAAAGGCAGCCTTTGCTATGGGGGAGGTGCCCGTCGGTGCGGTCATTGTGGACGACCGATCGGGCGACATTGTCGCGCGGGGACACAATATGCGCGAGACGTGGCGGGATGCGACGGCGCATGCGGAGGTCATCGCAATTCGGGAGGCGTGTAAGGCGCTTGAGCGATGGAGGCTGTCGGGCTGCTCTCTCTATGTGACGGTGGAACCGTGTCCGATGTGTGCGGGTGCGCTTCTGATGAGCCGTGTGGATCGGCTTTTCTACGGTGTGCCGGACAGCAAGGCGGGCGGGTGCGAGTCGATCTTCAACATCGTATCGCATCCGCGGCTGAACCATCGGCTGGAGGTCACGGCCGGCGTGCTGGAGGAGGAGTGCCGAGAGCTCCTGAAAGCGTTTTTTCAAACAAGGCGCGGCGGGAATGAAGCCGTCTTGTACCATAGCTGA
- the hydG gene encoding [FeFe] hydrogenase H-cluster radical SAM maturase HydG produces the protein MAYDPKSPHAENFIDDAEIRATLAYADAHKSDRELIAGLIARAEDCKGLTHREAAVLLASDQEDLNEKMYELAKRIKEEIYGKRIVLFAPLYLSNYCVNSCVYCPYHRENAHIRRKKLTQDEIRREVIALQDMGHKRLALETGEDPAMNPIDYVLESIRTIYSIHHKNGAIRRVNVNIAATTVENYRRLKEAGIGTYILFQETYHKPSYEKLHPKGPKHDYAYHTEAMDRAMEGGIDDVGCGVLFGLNLYRYDFVGLLMHAEHLEARFGVGPHTISMPRIRPADDIDPAQFSDAVDDATFAKIVAVLRIAVPYTGMIISTRESKASREAVLDLGVSQISGASSTSVGGYEKKERPEDDSSQFAVDDDRTLDEVVEWLLSMGYMPSFCTACYRAGRTGDRFMSLAKTGEIKNCCLPNALMTLKEYLEDYAGEKTKKEGEVLIEKELAAIPNERVRETARRYLYEMQSGKRDFRF, from the coding sequence ATGGCTTACGATCCGAAAAGCCCTCATGCGGAGAACTTCATAGATGATGCGGAGATACGGGCGACGCTTGCCTATGCGGACGCGCATAAGAGCGATCGGGAGCTGATCGCGGGACTGATTGCGCGTGCAGAGGACTGTAAGGGGCTGACCCATCGGGAAGCGGCCGTGCTTCTCGCTTCGGATCAGGAGGATCTGAATGAGAAGATGTACGAGCTTGCCAAAAGGATAAAGGAAGAGATCTACGGCAAGCGCATCGTCCTCTTTGCGCCGCTCTACCTCTCCAACTACTGCGTCAATTCGTGCGTCTACTGTCCCTATCACAGAGAGAACGCGCACATCCGCCGCAAGAAGCTCACGCAGGATGAAATCCGCCGCGAGGTCATCGCCCTCCAGGATATGGGACACAAGCGTCTGGCTCTCGAGACGGGCGAAGACCCGGCGATGAATCCCATCGACTATGTCCTTGAGAGCATTCGGACGATCTACTCGATTCACCATAAGAACGGCGCGATCCGGCGTGTCAACGTCAACATCGCGGCGACGACCGTCGAGAACTATCGCCGCCTCAAAGAGGCCGGCATCGGTACGTACATTCTCTTCCAGGAGACGTATCACAAGCCCTCCTATGAAAAGCTGCACCCCAAGGGGCCGAAGCACGATTACGCGTATCATACGGAGGCGATGGACCGCGCAATGGAAGGCGGCATTGACGATGTCGGCTGCGGCGTCCTCTTCGGACTCAATCTCTATCGCTATGATTTCGTCGGGCTGCTGATGCACGCGGAGCACCTCGAGGCTCGATTCGGTGTGGGGCCGCATACCATCAGCATGCCTCGCATCCGTCCGGCGGACGATATCGATCCGGCGCAGTTCTCCGACGCAGTTGACGACGCGACGTTCGCGAAAATCGTCGCCGTGCTGCGCATCGCCGTTCCCTATACGGGGATGATCATCTCGACGCGAGAGTCGAAGGCATCGCGTGAGGCCGTGCTCGACCTCGGCGTCTCGCAGATTTCAGGCGCGTCGTCGACGAGCGTCGGCGGCTACGAGAAGAAGGAGCGTCCCGAGGACGATTCCTCACAGTTTGCCGTGGACGACGACCGCACGCTCGATGAAGTCGTCGAGTGGCTGCTGTCGATGGGCTATATGCCGAGCTTCTGCACGGCGTGCTATCGCGCGGGCAGGACGGGGGACCGCTTCATGTCGCTCGCGAAGACCGGAGAGATCAAGAACTGCTGTCTTCCGAACGCGCTGATGACGCTCAAGGAGTATCTGGAGGACTACGCGGGCGAGAAGACGAAAAAAGAGGGCGAAGTGCTGATAGAGAAGGAGCTTGCCGCGATTCCGAATGAGCGAGTGCGGGAGACCGCGCGCCGGTACCTCTACGAGATGCAGTCGGGAAAACGGGATTTCAGATTTTAA